A single genomic interval of uncultured Desulfobulbus sp. harbors:
- a CDS encoding Lin0512 family protein has protein sequence MALKRYIVELGFGVDLHGMDMTKAACRAVRDAVGRSCLCGLVEILDRDDFTGVVVEVTVACPFPDQVDATKVLAELPVGVPKLKAVLGGMVTDGLCVNAFGTDCASILVANASVTVSVEMD, from the coding sequence ATGGCACTGAAACGCTATATCGTTGAGTTGGGGTTCGGTGTGGATCTTCACGGCATGGATATGACCAAGGCAGCCTGTCGTGCCGTACGCGACGCGGTCGGACGGAGCTGTCTCTGCGGTCTGGTGGAGATCCTTGATCGAGATGACTTTACCGGGGTGGTGGTTGAGGTCACGGTGGCCTGTCCCTTTCCCGATCAGGTCGATGCGACCAAGGTCCTGGCAGAACTCCCGGTTGGCGTTCCCAAATTGAAGGCTGTCCTGGGGGGCATGGTGACGGACGGGCTCTGTGTCAACGCCTTTGGCACGGACTGCGCCTCTATCCTCGTGGCCAATGCCTCGGTCACCGTCTCAGTGGAGATGGACTGA
- a CDS encoding sigma-54-dependent Fis family transcriptional regulator encodes MNSKKLNQEYIKTSVTDSWKRCLQMGVDPGRKKCTDFCPDAALDAEHQFLRDVVKNTPRDLSAYLEEKGLLFTISDRYGYLTATIGSYKTLSMADSIDFGPEANWSEKSVGTNAIGLSITSGLPQRVVGLEHFCESHHNWTCSAAPIFDFNGTLLGAVDISGPNEYDHSQCLALAVYYARAIEALFIQKQCMGMIGTVLNNNAIGVITLNGFGQVSYCNAAAADLFGSSLQKLSGKDASIWFDLSPFLNMAPNEMAAEAYAMVELRCLYNPTWSIYATPLVNNFNRLHGLTLCIYPPLSAPPSANKPVAIENNNGFSTMIGKSASFQKVLKTARKVAPTETTVLITGQSGTGKEVMARALHEASPRAKKPFVAVNCGAIAPDLIQSELFGYAEGSFTGALRGGQVGKFEQASGGTIFLDEIGEMPLAIQVNLLRVLDEHQITRVGGKKPIFVDVRVVAATNRDMEVMVEEGNFRKDLYYRLHVVHLPLPQLCQREEDIQLLADHFIKEFAEKLGCRIDAVDPEFRRALSAYPWPGNIRELRHVIESTMVLLDDTTLRLQSLPEKIQRASRPAQLPESEDRHIFKSLNFDDIQRQALEQALLQYNGNISQIAKALGIGRNTTYAKLKKFDLL; translated from the coding sequence GTGAACAGCAAAAAACTCAACCAGGAGTATATCAAAACCAGTGTCACCGATTCCTGGAAGCGATGCCTGCAAATGGGGGTCGACCCTGGCCGCAAAAAATGCACCGATTTCTGCCCCGATGCTGCTCTTGATGCGGAACATCAATTCCTGCGCGATGTGGTCAAGAACACGCCCCGTGATCTCTCCGCTTATCTTGAAGAAAAAGGCCTGCTGTTTACCATCAGTGATCGCTATGGGTACCTGACAGCCACCATAGGCTCCTATAAAACGTTGAGCATGGCCGATTCCATAGATTTTGGCCCGGAAGCCAACTGGAGCGAGAAAAGCGTCGGGACCAATGCGATCGGCTTGTCCATCACCAGCGGACTCCCCCAACGCGTCGTTGGCCTGGAGCATTTTTGTGAAAGTCATCACAACTGGACCTGTTCGGCTGCCCCGATCTTTGATTTCAATGGGACCCTGCTTGGTGCAGTGGATATTTCCGGGCCCAATGAATACGATCACAGCCAGTGTCTTGCCTTGGCCGTCTACTATGCACGGGCGATCGAAGCCCTGTTCATTCAAAAACAGTGCATGGGCATGATCGGAACGGTCCTCAACAACAATGCCATTGGCGTTATCACCCTGAATGGCTTCGGCCAGGTCAGCTACTGCAACGCGGCCGCAGCGGACCTCTTTGGCAGCTCACTGCAGAAGCTCTCCGGCAAGGATGCCTCCATATGGTTCGATCTTTCGCCCTTTCTCAACATGGCTCCCAACGAGATGGCTGCGGAGGCCTACGCCATGGTGGAGCTGCGTTGCCTCTACAACCCCACCTGGTCCATTTATGCCACACCACTAGTCAACAATTTCAACCGATTACACGGGTTGACCCTCTGCATTTATCCGCCCCTTTCTGCCCCCCCATCGGCGAACAAGCCCGTTGCCATTGAAAACAACAATGGTTTCTCCACTATGATCGGCAAGAGCGCCTCTTTTCAGAAGGTCCTGAAAACCGCCCGAAAAGTGGCCCCAACCGAAACCACCGTGCTTATCACCGGTCAGTCCGGGACCGGCAAGGAGGTCATGGCCCGTGCCCTGCATGAGGCCAGCCCAAGGGCCAAGAAACCTTTTGTCGCCGTTAACTGCGGCGCCATCGCTCCCGACCTGATTCAAAGTGAACTCTTTGGCTATGCCGAGGGATCGTTCACCGGTGCGCTGCGCGGTGGGCAGGTGGGCAAGTTTGAACAGGCCTCCGGAGGCACGATCTTCCTCGATGAGATCGGAGAAATGCCCCTGGCCATCCAGGTCAATCTGCTGCGCGTACTCGATGAACACCAGATCACCAGGGTGGGCGGGAAAAAACCTATTTTTGTCGACGTTCGCGTGGTGGCTGCAACCAACCGGGATATGGAGGTCATGGTCGAGGAAGGCAACTTTCGCAAGGATCTCTATTACCGCCTTCATGTGGTCCATTTGCCCCTGCCGCAGCTCTGTCAGCGTGAAGAGGATATCCAGCTGCTCGCCGACCATTTCATCAAGGAATTCGCCGAAAAACTGGGATGCCGTATTGATGCGGTCGACCCGGAGTTTCGCCGCGCCCTCTCCGCCTATCCCTGGCCGGGAAACATCCGCGAGCTGCGCCATGTGATCGAATCAACGATGGTTCTTCTCGATGACACCACTCTTCGCCTGCAATCTTTGCCGGAAAAGATTCAGCGGGCAAGCCGACCGGCGCAACTGCCGGAAAGCGAGGATCGCCATATCTTCAAGTCGCTCAACTTCGATGACATACAGCGTCAGGCCCTTGAGCAGGCCCTGCTCCAGTACAACGGGAACATCAGCCAGATTGCCAAGGCCCTGGGGATCGGCAGAAACACGACCTATGCCAAACTAAAAAAATTCGATCTCTTGTAA
- the potA gene encoding spermidine/putrescine ABC transporter ATP-binding protein PotA: MNNAVVELIGVGKEYGAHRALTNISLSVADGEFLSLLGPSGCGKTTLLRIIGGFESCTSGSLLLDGKAMDQTPPEKRAVNTVFQNYALFPHMSVFDNVAFGLRMAKKAQDEIDQAVAQALELVQLSGMDKRRPSELSGGQQQRVAIARALVNKPRVLLLDEPLSALDHRLRKQMQKELKQLQRTLGISFILVTHDQDEAFSMSDRVVVMQNGCIEQIGTPMEIYEEPVNLYVAKFVGDINVLDGVIREQTSPTTYQALVEGVTVSLKSKHALDLGQAVHVLLRPEDFRLELERDLAESQDLSAKFQQARLKATVRRIFYHGATYDVELTLEDGTRVQVTEFFDEDSDNLYFKPGDAVILGWYEGWEVVLPYEK; this comes from the coding sequence TTGAACAATGCTGTTGTCGAACTCATTGGCGTTGGCAAGGAATATGGTGCGCATCGTGCCCTCACCAATATTTCACTGTCCGTGGCCGATGGAGAGTTTCTTTCCCTGCTTGGGCCGTCCGGCTGCGGCAAAACCACTTTGCTGCGCATTATCGGCGGCTTCGAGTCCTGTACCAGCGGCAGCCTGCTGCTTGACGGCAAAGCCATGGATCAAACCCCTCCGGAGAAACGGGCCGTCAACACTGTGTTCCAGAATTACGCCCTCTTTCCCCATATGAGTGTGTTTGACAACGTGGCCTTTGGGCTGCGCATGGCAAAAAAAGCACAGGATGAGATCGATCAGGCGGTGGCGCAGGCCCTTGAACTGGTGCAGCTCTCGGGGATGGACAAACGGCGGCCAAGTGAGCTTTCCGGCGGCCAGCAGCAACGGGTGGCCATCGCTCGCGCCCTTGTCAACAAACCTCGCGTCCTGCTTTTGGATGAGCCGCTCTCCGCCCTTGACCATCGATTGCGCAAGCAGATGCAAAAGGAGCTCAAGCAGCTGCAACGAACCCTGGGCATCAGCTTTATCCTGGTGACCCATGACCAGGACGAGGCTTTTTCCATGTCGGATCGGGTGGTGGTGATGCAGAACGGTTGTATCGAGCAGATCGGCACCCCGATGGAGATCTACGAGGAACCGGTCAACCTCTACGTGGCCAAATTTGTCGGCGATATCAACGTCCTTGACGGTGTGATCCGCGAACAGACCAGCCCAACCACTTACCAGGCCCTTGTGGAAGGGGTGACGGTCAGTCTCAAGAGCAAACACGCACTTGATCTGGGACAAGCCGTGCATGTGCTTCTGCGGCCCGAGGACTTTCGCCTTGAACTGGAGCGTGATCTTGCCGAGAGCCAGGATCTCTCCGCCAAATTTCAACAGGCGCGGCTCAAGGCTACGGTGCGACGCATCTTCTACCACGGAGCGACTTACGATGTCGAGCTGACCCTGGAGGACGGAACCCGGGTCCAGGTGACCGAATTCTTTGATGAGGACAGTGATAATCTCTACTTCAAGCCAGGTGATGCGGTTATCCTTGGTTGGTACGAAGGTTGGGAGGTGGTTCTGCCCTATGAAAAATAG
- a CDS encoding arginase family protein: MNFLNLTQKKVPYNQAKALVLPVPCSSFSRNIQGMDKGPEAILQASQLLSDYDVETNTDLNELGLHTLDPVACPETITDMVEMLANLASPHFKRNKLVAAIGGSHQISEGLVSAAAAQDNNLSVIHLGAHPHLYDQVEDQPDVMGRIKEKCAVSHIGIRSMAKVEKKKIHLDNLVFARDIYNNGLNAATDALDVLGDSVYLAINLDILDPACMHAVVKPEPGGLDWYMLNNLIRMIAREKTIAGFDVTGLIPQKNGLHAHLLAAKLVYKTLICCLKNSR, encoded by the coding sequence ATGAACTTCCTGAACCTGACACAGAAAAAAGTACCATACAACCAAGCCAAGGCACTTGTTCTCCCTGTTCCCTGCAGCAGTTTTTCCCGCAACATCCAGGGAATGGACAAAGGGCCCGAGGCAATTCTCCAAGCCTCACAGTTGCTTTCGGACTACGATGTCGAGACCAACACCGACCTCAATGAGCTTGGCCTGCACACCTTGGATCCGGTTGCCTGTCCTGAGACCATCACGGACATGGTTGAAATGCTGGCCAATCTCGCCAGCCCCCATTTCAAACGCAACAAGTTGGTGGCCGCCATCGGCGGCAGTCACCAGATCAGCGAAGGGCTGGTCAGCGCCGCGGCAGCCCAGGACAACAACCTGAGCGTAATCCATCTGGGTGCCCATCCGCACCTCTATGACCAGGTGGAGGATCAACCCGACGTGATGGGCCGCATCAAAGAAAAATGCGCGGTCTCCCATATCGGCATCCGCAGCATGGCCAAGGTGGAAAAGAAAAAAATTCATCTGGACAACCTGGTCTTTGCCCGAGATATTTATAACAACGGTCTCAACGCGGCCACAGATGCCCTGGATGTCCTGGGTGACAGCGTCTACCTGGCCATTAATTTGGATATCCTTGACCCTGCCTGCATGCATGCTGTGGTCAAGCCCGAACCCGGTGGTCTGGACTGGTATATGCTCAACAACCTGATCCGCATGATCGCCCGAGAAAAAACCATTGCCGGATTCGACGTGACCGGATTGATCCCGCAAAAAAACGGATTACACGCCCATCTGCTGGCGGCCAAACTGGTCTATAAAACGTTGATCTGCTGCCTGAAAAACAGTCGCTAA
- a CDS encoding 2-oxo acid dehydrogenase subunit E2 codes for MATDILMPKWGLTMKEGKLSKWLKNEGESVKAGEPIFEVETDKITNTVEAAGDGVLFKILVGAGETVAVKTVVGVLAAAGETPEVQAAGGETAPVKSETASTQTETPKKAKTQGFVLASPIARRLAKEKDIDLGDVTGTGPGGRVTEKDVLAYTPAPDEYDAYNAAPSAMDFARKNGIDLSEITGSGEGGKILKVDILRAMQPASAKAKASSSDSVKPEIIPFSGMRKIIADNMMASLHNMAQLTVFVECDVTEMTAFRDRVRAKYAKKSDIPRVSYNDIIALAVSRTLMKFPYMNSWLTDEGIVRHKTVNLGIAVALDNGLVVPHVKGAEKKSLTELAVEIREVAEKARKGGLTMDELQGGTFTITNVSMLGVDGFTPIINPPEVGILGVGRAVKRPAIGPDGNIEPRTMMTLSLTFDHRVADGAPAMTFLRALADCLEDPAMILA; via the coding sequence GTGGCAACAGACATTCTAATGCCCAAATGGGGCCTGACCATGAAGGAAGGGAAACTTTCCAAATGGTTGAAAAACGAAGGTGAGAGCGTCAAGGCCGGCGAACCCATCTTTGAAGTGGAAACCGATAAGATCACCAATACGGTTGAGGCCGCAGGTGATGGTGTCCTGTTCAAAATACTTGTAGGAGCCGGCGAAACCGTTGCGGTCAAGACCGTGGTCGGTGTCCTGGCTGCAGCCGGTGAGACCCCGGAAGTTCAAGCGGCTGGTGGTGAAACGGCCCCGGTGAAAAGCGAGACCGCCTCAACCCAGACGGAAACCCCAAAAAAAGCGAAAACCCAAGGCTTTGTCCTGGCATCTCCCATTGCGCGCCGTCTGGCCAAGGAGAAGGACATCGACCTTGGCGATGTCACCGGAACCGGCCCTGGCGGGCGGGTCACCGAGAAGGACGTGCTTGCCTATACGCCGGCGCCCGATGAGTACGACGCCTACAACGCTGCGCCCAGCGCCATGGACTTTGCGCGTAAAAACGGCATCGACCTCTCCGAGATCACGGGTTCGGGCGAAGGCGGCAAGATCCTCAAGGTCGATATTCTTCGCGCCATGCAGCCCGCCTCTGCCAAGGCCAAAGCCAGTAGCAGCGACAGCGTCAAACCAGAAATCATTCCCTTCAGCGGCATGCGCAAGATCATCGCCGACAACATGATGGCCAGCCTGCACAACATGGCGCAGCTGACGGTCTTTGTTGAATGCGATGTAACCGAGATGACCGCCTTTCGTGATCGGGTGCGCGCCAAATACGCCAAAAAGTCCGATATTCCCCGAGTTTCCTACAACGATATCATCGCCCTTGCGGTCAGCCGCACCCTGATGAAATTCCCCTACATGAACTCCTGGCTCACCGATGAGGGCATTGTCCGCCACAAGACGGTCAATCTCGGTATCGCCGTTGCCCTGGACAACGGTCTGGTGGTGCCGCATGTCAAGGGAGCCGAGAAGAAATCCCTGACCGAATTGGCGGTGGAGATTCGTGAAGTGGCCGAGAAGGCAAGAAAAGGCGGCCTGACCATGGACGAGCTCCAGGGCGGCACCTTTACCATCACCAATGTGAGCATGCTCGGTGTGGACGGATTCACCCCCATCATCAACCCACCCGAGGTTGGTATCTTGGGCGTTGGCCGCGCGGTCAAGCGCCCGGCTATCGGTCCTGACGGGAACATCGAACCCCGGACAATGATGACCCTCAGCCTCACCTTTGATCACCGTGTTGCCGATGGTGCACCTGCGATGACCTTCCTGCGGGCTTTGGCCGACTGCCTGGAAGATCCCGCCATGATCCTCGCCTGA
- a CDS encoding YitT family protein → MAYRSTPQAIAWNLFLLTLGSVFFALGINGAVVNNSFITGGAYGAALLLWYKTDLLSPAIWYLLFNIPLFALGWFFVGRRFFWYSLYGMLTVTLATQWLTVDFQIKEQIYAAVAGGLVGGTGVGITLRSLGSAGGLDIAAVMLNTRFNIGVGKVYLLFNLILFALTISFYSPDIFIASIILVFISSTMAEYILSLFNQRKIVYVISDRNEAIAKTFSEVLHQGATFIKAKGAYSGNDKLILMAITNNIQLKKLENTVFSIDEHALFIVENSFNVIGSNFGKRKMY, encoded by the coding sequence ATGGCCTATCGCAGCACCCCACAAGCCATCGCCTGGAACCTGTTCCTCCTGACTCTTGGGTCGGTCTTTTTTGCCCTGGGCATCAACGGGGCAGTGGTCAACAATTCCTTTATTACCGGAGGGGCGTACGGCGCAGCCCTGCTCCTCTGGTATAAGACTGACCTGCTCTCGCCAGCCATCTGGTACCTCCTGTTCAACATCCCCCTCTTTGCCTTAGGCTGGTTCTTTGTCGGTCGCCGGTTTTTCTGGTACAGCCTCTACGGCATGCTCACCGTTACCCTGGCGACCCAGTGGCTCACTGTGGATTTTCAGATCAAGGAGCAGATCTACGCTGCGGTTGCCGGTGGTCTGGTCGGGGGCACCGGCGTCGGCATCACCCTTCGCTCCCTTGGCTCCGCTGGCGGCCTGGACATCGCCGCGGTCATGCTCAACACCCGCTTCAATATCGGGGTGGGGAAGGTCTATCTTCTGTTCAACCTGATTCTCTTCGCCCTGACCATCTCCTTCTACAGCCCGGACATCTTTATCGCATCGATAATACTGGTCTTTATATCCTCGACGATGGCTGAATACATTCTTTCCCTATTCAACCAGCGCAAAATCGTCTATGTAATCAGTGACCGGAACGAGGCGATCGCAAAGACCTTCAGCGAGGTGCTGCACCAGGGAGCCACTTTTATCAAGGCCAAGGGTGCGTACAGCGGCAACGACAAGCTCATTCTCATGGCCATAACCAACAATATTCAGCTGAAAAAGCTGGAAAATACGGTCTTTTCCATTGACGAGCATGCACTGTTCATCGTTGAAAACAGCTTCAACGTCATTGGTTCGAATTTCGGTAAGCGAAAAATGTATTAA
- the potC gene encoding spermidine/putrescine ABC transporter permease PotC translates to MNRWLQRLYATLVYGFLYLPLVVVAVFSFNDSKYSLAWHGFTLQWYEKLWQNSSLMGAALNSLLIAACAATMATLLGTVAAFIIHQYRFPGRKILFGSLFVMMMSPDIVIAISLLLLFLALHLPLGFPTLLVAHSVLCVPFVATTVYSRFHGFQRDIIDAAKDLGAGEYQIFRHIVVPLAAPAVIGGWLLSFTLSLDDVVISFFTTGPDFEVLPLRIYSMVRLGIKPDVNALCVVMMAITITALVLSRTLLKEKT, encoded by the coding sequence ATGAATCGCTGGCTGCAACGGCTCTACGCGACCCTGGTCTATGGATTCCTCTACCTGCCCCTGGTGGTGGTTGCGGTCTTCTCGTTCAACGACTCCAAGTACTCCCTGGCCTGGCATGGGTTCACCCTCCAATGGTATGAAAAACTCTGGCAAAATTCCAGCCTGATGGGCGCGGCCCTCAACTCGTTGCTCATAGCCGCCTGTGCCGCCACCATGGCCACTCTTTTGGGCACCGTGGCCGCCTTCATCATTCACCAGTACCGTTTTCCCGGCAGAAAGATCCTGTTCGGCAGCCTGTTTGTAATGATGATGTCACCGGATATCGTGATCGCCATCTCCCTGCTGCTCCTCTTTTTGGCCCTGCACCTGCCGCTCGGCTTCCCGACCCTGCTGGTGGCGCACAGCGTACTCTGCGTGCCCTTTGTCGCCACCACGGTGTACTCACGTTTTCATGGCTTTCAGCGGGATATCATCGATGCGGCCAAGGACCTGGGGGCGGGCGAATACCAGATTTTTCGCCATATCGTCGTTCCCCTGGCGGCACCTGCGGTCATCGGCGGCTGGCTCTTGAGCTTCACCCTGTCGCTTGACGACGTCGTCATCAGCTTTTTTACCACCGGGCCTGATTTCGAAGTTCTGCCGCTGCGGATCTATTCCATGGTCCGCCTCGGGATCAAGCCCGATGTCAACGCCCTCTGTGTGGTGATGATGGCCATCACCATAACCGCTCTCGTTCTTTCCCGAACATTGCTTAAGGAGAAAACATGA
- a CDS encoding alpha-ketoacid dehydrogenase subunit beta has translation MAQKTYMQALNDALREEMERDPNVLIFGEDVGQFGGCFGVTKGLYEQFGERRVRDTPITESAIIGAATGAAAAGLRPVCELMFVDFIGVCMDQLFNQAAKMRYMFGGKTTIPMVIRAPQGAGIGAAAQHSQSLEAWFMHIPGLKVAIPATPEDAYGLLLTAIRDDNPVVFLEHKSLYGVEGEVPENAGPIPFGKAKVCKEGTDVTIVALSKMVYSALEAAETLAAKGISAEVIDPRTVSPLDMETILTSVKKTHSLVVAHEAVKTGGAGAEIAAEVAEAAIDYLDTPIIRVGAPFTPVPFSPPLEEAFIPGAEDIVAAVEKIRG, from the coding sequence ATGGCACAAAAAACATACATGCAGGCGCTGAACGACGCTTTGCGCGAAGAGATGGAACGCGATCCGAACGTGCTGATCTTTGGCGAGGACGTCGGCCAGTTCGGTGGTTGCTTCGGCGTGACCAAGGGGCTGTACGAGCAGTTTGGCGAGCGCAGGGTCCGTGATACCCCCATCACCGAGAGCGCCATCATTGGTGCCGCCACTGGTGCGGCCGCGGCTGGTCTGCGTCCGGTCTGCGAATTGATGTTTGTCGACTTTATCGGCGTCTGCATGGACCAGTTGTTCAACCAGGCCGCCAAAATGCGCTACATGTTCGGCGGCAAGACCACCATTCCCATGGTGATCAGAGCCCCCCAGGGCGCGGGAATTGGTGCCGCCGCCCAGCATTCCCAGTCCCTCGAGGCCTGGTTCATGCACATTCCCGGTCTGAAGGTCGCCATCCCCGCAACCCCTGAGGATGCCTATGGCCTGTTGTTGACCGCCATCCGCGACGACAATCCCGTTGTCTTTTTGGAGCACAAAAGCCTCTACGGCGTCGAAGGCGAGGTCCCTGAGAATGCCGGCCCCATACCCTTTGGCAAGGCCAAGGTTTGCAAGGAAGGCACCGATGTGACCATCGTCGCCCTTTCGAAGATGGTGTACTCCGCCCTGGAGGCTGCCGAGACCCTGGCTGCCAAGGGGATTAGCGCCGAGGTCATCGACCCGCGCACCGTCTCTCCCCTGGATATGGAAACTATCCTCACCTCGGTCAAGAAGACCCACAGCCTGGTGGTGGCCCATGAGGCGGTGAAGACAGGCGGAGCAGGGGCGGAGATAGCCGCCGAAGTTGCCGAGGCGGCCATCGATTACCTCGATACACCGATCATCCGTGTTGGCGCTCCCTTTACCCCGGTTCCGTTCTCGCCCCCGTTGGAGGAGGCCTTTATCCCCGGTGCCGAGGACATTGTGGCCGCGGTCGAGAAAATCCGCGGTTAA
- a CDS encoding thiamine pyrophosphate-dependent dehydrogenase E1 component subunit alpha: MTINKKTMIQMYTTMFRIRQFESKLQEFFAAGKIPGFVHLYLGEEAVAAGTCAVLRKEDYITSTHRGHGHLIAKGGDLKKMMAEIYGKSTGYCKGKGGSMHIADVDLGILGANGIVGGGGPIAAGAGMAIQYRGEDRVAVCFFGDGASNQGTTQEALNLASAWNLPVVFVNENNGYGISCPITKSMAITDIADRAAGYDMPGVIVDGNDVVAVFEAITAAVERARKGEGPSLVECKTYRWRGHFEGDACVYRKKDELDEWVKKDPIPRFAKKLVDDGVLTKKELDKLQADIDKELQEAITFAEESPLPKPADMFDDVYA; encoded by the coding sequence ATGACGATCAATAAGAAAACGATGATCCAGATGTATACAACCATGTTCCGGATCCGTCAGTTTGAATCCAAACTGCAGGAGTTCTTCGCTGCAGGCAAAATCCCCGGCTTTGTCCATCTCTACCTGGGCGAGGAGGCGGTTGCCGCCGGCACCTGCGCCGTCCTGCGCAAGGAAGATTATATCACCAGTACCCATCGCGGACACGGTCACCTCATTGCCAAGGGCGGCGACCTCAAGAAGATGATGGCGGAAATCTACGGTAAGTCCACCGGCTACTGCAAAGGCAAGGGAGGTTCCATGCACATTGCCGATGTCGATCTGGGCATTCTCGGTGCCAACGGTATTGTCGGTGGCGGTGGCCCCATTGCCGCCGGGGCCGGCATGGCCATTCAGTATCGTGGAGAGGATCGGGTGGCGGTCTGCTTCTTCGGTGACGGCGCCTCCAATCAGGGCACCACCCAGGAGGCGCTCAATCTGGCCTCCGCCTGGAATCTTCCGGTCGTCTTCGTCAATGAAAACAACGGATACGGCATTTCCTGCCCGATCACCAAGTCCATGGCGATCACCGACATCGCCGACCGCGCAGCCGGGTACGACATGCCTGGCGTCATTGTCGATGGCAACGATGTGGTCGCGGTCTTTGAAGCTATCACTGCCGCTGTCGAGCGGGCGCGCAAGGGTGAGGGGCCGTCTCTGGTTGAGTGCAAAACCTATCGCTGGCGCGGACACTTCGAAGGCGATGCCTGCGTCTACCGGAAAAAAGACGAGTTGGACGAGTGGGTCAAAAAAGATCCGATCCCCCGTTTTGCCAAAAAGCTCGTGGATGACGGCGTGCTCACCAAGAAGGAACTCGACAAGCTCCAGGCCGATATCGATAAGGAACTGCAGGAGGCGATCACCTTTGCCGAGGAGAGCCCGCTGCCAAAACCTGCCGATATGTTTGACGATGTTTATGCCTAA
- the potB gene encoding spermidine/putrescine ABC transporter permease PotB — protein MKNSSKFRRVLIGSTYLWMVFLALIPYLILLGASFLARGEQHLVQSEATLSNYLHLLSPSVFSMAADSIAMAGVAALLCLLIGYPFAYILAKAPSRVQPLLLLLVMIPFWTNSLIRTYALVMMLKADGIVNTLLKTLGLIDAPLQLMYTPLAVFIGLVYTLLPFMILPLYAALKGLDPRLLEAGRDLGANWFNNFVRITIPLTIPGIIAGTMLVFLPALGMFYVADVLGGARTMLLGNYIRDQFLIFRNVPLGSAASVTMTVAMGLMLALYYIAGQRFGKKDALQ, from the coding sequence ATGAAAAATAGCTCGAAATTTCGACGAGTCCTGATCGGTTCCACTTACCTGTGGATGGTGTTCCTCGCCCTGATCCCCTACCTCATCCTCCTGGGGGCCAGCTTTCTCGCGCGCGGTGAACAGCATCTGGTCCAATCGGAGGCGACCCTGTCCAACTATCTGCACCTGCTCTCGCCCTCGGTCTTCAGCATGGCGGCAGATTCGATCGCCATGGCTGGAGTCGCCGCCCTGCTGTGCCTGCTTATCGGCTACCCCTTTGCCTATATCCTTGCCAAGGCACCTTCGCGGGTGCAACCCCTGCTGCTGTTGTTGGTCATGATCCCCTTCTGGACCAACTCCCTCATCCGCACCTATGCCCTGGTGATGATGCTCAAGGCAGACGGCATCGTCAACACCCTGCTCAAAACACTCGGCCTGATCGATGCCCCGCTGCAACTGATGTACACGCCGCTTGCCGTTTTTATCGGCCTGGTCTACACCCTGCTGCCTTTCATGATTCTGCCGCTGTATGCGGCGCTCAAGGGGCTTGACCCGCGTTTGCTGGAGGCAGGGCGCGACCTCGGTGCCAACTGGTTCAACAACTTCGTTCGCATCACCATCCCCCTGACCATCCCCGGCATCATTGCCGGAACCATGCTGGTCTTTCTGCCGGCACTGGGCATGTTTTACGTGGCCGATGTCCTTGGCGGCGCCCGCACCATGCTCCTTGGCAACTATATCCGCGACCAGTTCCTCATCTTCCGCAACGTTCCCCTGGGATCCGCCGCCAGTGTCACCATGACCGTGGCCATGGGCCTGATGCTGGCCCTCTACTATATCGCCGGTCAGCGGTTCGGGAAAAAGGACGCCCTGCAATGA